A region from the Chionomys nivalis chromosome 22, mChiNiv1.1, whole genome shotgun sequence genome encodes:
- the Tank gene encoding TRAF family member-associated NF-kappa-B activator, with translation MDKNIGEQLNRAYEAFRQACMDRDSAVRELQQKTENYEQRIREQQEQLSFQQTLIDKLKSQLLLVDSSRDNSYACVSLLEDSEKRKNNLTLDETHDKVKAGPLRDEQSKGRRQVSSGKEPSADLSLPSHHRRDNIEKTFWDLKEEFHRICLLAKAQKDHLSKLNIPDIATDTQCSVPIQCTDKTDKQEALFKPQAKDGINRGTPCIASVTPRGLGRDEEDTSLESLSKFNVKFPPMDSDSAFLHSTPETPNILIPDTSEAVCQDTFNMEGRDNPGNFGKTEETLFEIRGIDLMTSAIQNLKTTDKTKPSNLRAPCLPAGDHNVFYVNTFPLQDPPDAPFPSLDSPGKAVRGPQQPFWKPFLNQDTDLVVLTGTDSERLKPQVCEFCQEPFPPSMTSREDFLRHLNSHFNGET, from the exons actgAGAACTATGAACAAAGAATACGCGAGCAACAAGAACAGCTGTCATTTCAACAAACTCTTATTGACAAGCTAAAATCACAGCTACTTCTGGTGGATTCCAGTCgag ATAACAGTTATGCCTGTGTATCTTTGCTTGAAGACAGtgaaaaaaggaagaataatTTGACTCTTGATGAAACACATGATAAAGTGAAAGCAGGACCACTGAGAGATGAGCAGTCAAAG GGGAGAAGACAAGTTTCTTCTGGAAAAGAGCCCTCAGCGGATCTCAGCCTCCCTTCACATCATCGCAG GGATAATATAGAGAAGACTTTCTGGGACCTTAAGGAAGAATTTCATAGGATATGCTTGCTAGCAAAAGCACAGAAAGACCACTTAAGCAAACTTAATATACCAGATATTGCAACTG ACACACAGTGCTCTGTGCCCATACAGTGTACTGATAAAACAGATAAACAAGAAGCGCTATTTAAGCCCCAGGCTAAAGATGGTATAAACAGAGGTACACCGTGTATCGCATCTGTTACACCAAGAGGACTGGGCCGAGATGAGGAGGACACCTCTTTGGAATCACTTTCTAAGTTCAATGTCAAGTTTCCACCCATGGACAGTGACTCTGCTTTCTTACATAGCACTCCAGAGACACCGAACATCCTTATTCCTGACACATCTGAGGCTGTGTGCCAGGATACATTTAatatggaaggcagagacaaccCAGGAAACTTTGGTAAAACAGAAGAAACTTTATTTGAAATTCGGGGAATTGACCTCATGACTTCAGCTATACAAAACCTTAAAACAactgacaaaacaaaaccctcaaatcTTAGAGCTCCGTGTTTGCCAGCTGGAGACCATAATGTGTTCTATGTAAATACATTCCCACTTCAGGACCCGCCTGATGCACCTTTTCCCTCACTGGATTCACCAGGAAAAGCTGTCCGAGGACCACAGCAG CCTTTTTGGAAGCCCTTTCTTAACCAAGACACTGACTTAGTGGTACTAACTGGTACAGACTCGGAACGCCTTAAACCTCAAGTGTGTGAATTCTGTCAAGAGCCTTTCCCACCGTCCATGACTTCCAGGGAGGATTTCCTCCGGCATCTTAATTCACACTTTAATGGGGAGACTTAG